The following coding sequences lie in one Oryza brachyantha chromosome 10, ObraRS2, whole genome shotgun sequence genomic window:
- the LOC102715792 gene encoding beta-amylase 1, chloroplastic: MALNLAQSAAAAACFAPSAGAAPRGRAPSVVAVPSSSSAAATTGLRMARQAACEPSVAPARPSLACRAVAEHVAAGRRNGVPVFVMMPLDTVKKCGSALNRRKAVAASLAALKSAGVEGVMVDVWWGIVESEGPGRYNFDGYMELMEMARKTGLKVQAVMSFHQCGGNVGDSVNIPLPRWVVEEMEKDQDLAYTDQWGRRNFEYISLGCDAMPVFKGRTPVECYTDFMRAFRDHFASFLGDTIVEIQVGMGPAGELRYPSYPESNGTWKFPGIGAFQCNDRYMRSSLKAAAEAAGKPEWGHGGPTDAGGYNNWPEDTLFFRRDGGGWSTEYGEFFLSWYSQMLMEHGERVLSGATSVFGDDAPGGVKVSVKVAGIHWHYGTRSHAPELTAGYYNTRHRDGYLPIARMLARHGAVLNFTCVEMRDHEQPQEAECMPEALVRQVAAAARAAGVGLAGENALPRYDGTAHDQVVAAAADRAAEDRMVAFTYLRMGPDLFHPDNWRRFVAFVRRMTEAGSPPEAAERVAHGVAQATGSLVHEAAAALRRWFDHHPSPGNIVKRDQNSDQANYNQAAPEVQQSISSFSKANSSTSDRDIELVEQADRSNILVTTLEIIDHIIRDGGDSLKCGTLNHEARFRTLRLPLRADDLTTSLGISLELVVLDLPQAELLRAPGWLHMLHTDMDPLPDNATAAAGRVVLGCGLVTLDYLATVEAYPRPDDKIRSGELQVSGGGNAGNALTGASRLGMTTRLISKVANDEIGGTVLSDLKEAGIDTSHVIISDGGNTTFVYVIIDKQTKTRTCIITSGYPPMVPSDLTMSSLSTALQDVSLLYLDGYSHEMALAAAKQADQMKIPILVDAEPERTREELGGLLSLASYIVCSGKFPEKWTSIPSIPSSLLEILLQYPRAQFAIVTLGENGCMMLERSKCGDDYETEAVDIENVAESLRLKVHKDDILPTCVSSKFMKLSGRGPGTIFARLLIGTAESIPASELVDTTGCGDAFIGAVLHGLSTEMPPEMMLPFACQVAGIKCRAIGARSGLPWLSDPRLAKFLC; the protein is encoded by the exons ATGGCCTTGAACTTGGCTCagagcgccgcggcggcagcgtgcttcgcgccgtccgccggcgccgcgccgcgcgggcgTGCGCCTTCGGTGGTCGCCGTGCCGTCTTcgtcgagcgcggcggcgacgacgggcctGAGGATGGCGAGGCAGGCGGCGTGCGAGCCGTCGGTGGCGCCCGCGAGGCCGTCGCTGGCGTGCCGGGCGGTGGCCGAGCACGTCGCGGCGGGCCGGAGGAACGGCGTGCCGGTGTTCGTGATGATGCCGCTTGACACGGTGAAGAAGTGCGGGAGCGCGCTGAACCGGAggaaggcggtggcggcgagcctGGCGGCGCTGAAGAGCGCCGGCGTGGAGGGCGTCATGGTGGACGTGTGGTGGGGCATCGTGGAGAGCGAGGGCCCCGGCCGGTACAACTTCGACGGCTACATGGAGCTCATGGAGATGGCCCGCAAGACGGGGCTCAAGGTGCAGGCCGTCATGTCCTTCCACCAGTGCGGCGGCAACGTCGGTGACTCCGTCAA CATCCCGCTCCCGAGGTGggtggtggaggagatggagaaggACCAGGACCTCGCCTACACCGACCAATGGGGCCGCCGGAACTTCGAGTACATCTCCCTCGGCTGCGACGCCATGCCCGTCTTCAAGGGCCGTACACCCGTCGAGTGCTACACCGACTTCATGCGCGCCTTCCGTGACCACTTCGCCTCCTTCCTCGGCGACACCATCGTC GAAATCCAAGTCGGCATGGgccccgccggcgagctgcggTACCCGTCTTACCCGGAGAGCAACGGCACCTGGAAGTTCCCCGGCATCGGCGCCTTCCAATGCAACGACagg TACATGCGTAGCAGCctgaaggcggcggcggaggcggcaggaAAGCCGGAGTGGGGACACGGCGGGCCGACGGACGCCGGCGGCTACAACAACTGGCCGGAGGACACGCTGTTCTTCCGCCgtgacggcggcgggtggAGCACCGAGTACGGCGAGTTCTTCCTATCGTGGTACTCGCAGATGCTGATGGAGCACGGCGAGCGCGTCCTGTCGGGCGCGACGTCCGTgttcggcgacgacgcgccgGGGGGCGTGAAGGTCTCGGTGAAGGTCGCCGGGATCCACTGGCACTACGGCACCCGGTCGCACGCGCCGGAGCTCACGGCGGGGTACTACAACACGCGGCACCGCGACGGCTACCTCCCGATCGCGCGTATGCTGGCGCGCCACGGCGCGGTGCTCAACTTCACCTGCGTCGAGATGCGCGACCACGAGCAGCCGCAGGAGGCGGAGTGCATGCCCGAGGCCCTCGTCCGGcaggtcgccgcggcggcgcgcgccgccggggtCGGGCTCGCCGGAGAGAACGCGCTGCCCCGGTACGACGGGACGGCGCACGACCaggtggtcgccgccgccgccgaccgcgcggcggaggaccgGATGGTGGCCTTCACCTACCTCCGGATGGGGCCCGACCTCTTCCACCCGGACAACTGGCGCCGGTTCGTCGCCTTCGTCCGCCGCATGACGGaggccggctcgccgccggaggCCGCCGAGAGGGTCGCCCACGGCGTCGCGCAGGCCACCGGCTCGCTCGTGCAcgaggccgcggccgcgctccGGA GATGGTTTGATCATCATCCTTCCCCAGGAAATATCGTGAAACGtgatcagaattcagatcaGGCAAATTACAATCAGGCTGCACCAGAAGTTCAACAGAGCATATCTTCATTCTCAAAAGCAAATAGTAGCACA AGTGACAGGGATATAGAATTGGTAGAGCAGGCAGATAGATCGAACATCCTAGTAACCACCCTTGAGATCATTGACCACATCATACGGGATGGGGGTGACAGTCTCAAGTGTGGCACCCTCAACCATGAAGCCAGGTTTAGGACCCTCCGGCTGCCTCTTCGTGCTGATGACCTCACCACGAGCCTTGGCATCAGCCTTGAGCTGGTCGTTCTTGATCTTCCTCAGGCGGAACTCCTCCGTGCACCTGGATGGCTGCACATGCTCCACACGGACATGGATCCTCTTCCTGATAATGCG accgccgccgcgggccgcGTCGTG CTCGGGTGCGGGCTGGTGACGCTGGACTACCTCGCGACGGTGGAGGCGTACCCGCGGCCCGACGACAAGATCCGCAGCGGCGAGCTCCAG GTATCGGGAGGAGGCAACGCTGGGAACGCGCTGACCGGCGCGTCCCGCCTGGGCATGACCACGAGGCTCATCTCCAAG GTGGCTAATGATGAAATCGGGGGAACCGTGCTGTCTGATCTCAAGGAAGCTGGAATTGATACATCTCATGTTATA ATTTCTGATGGTGGAAACACAACATTTGTATATGTCATTATTGATAAGCAAAC AAAAACTCGGACATGTATAATCACATCAGGGTACCCTCCAATGGTTCCTAGCGACTTGACAATGTCAAGTCTGTCAACTGCACTGCAAGACGTAAGCTTATTATACTTAGATGGATACTCACATGAGATGGCCTTGGCAGCCGCTAAGCAG GCTGATCAGATGAAGATTCCAATTTTGGTTGATGCCGAACCAGAAAGAACAAGGGAAGAATTGGGAGGTTTGCTCAGTCTGGCAAGTTACATTGTCTGTTCTGGGAAATTTCCAGAG AAATGGACATCAATCCCATCTATTCCCTCTTCACTATTAGAAATCCTTCTGCAATATCCTCGTGCACAATTCGCTATTGTGACCCTTGGAGAAAATGGATGCATGATGCTTGAGAGGAGCAAATGTG GTGATGATTATGAAACTGAGGCAGTGGATATAGAGAATGTCGCTGAATCCTTAAGGCTGAAAGTGCATAAAGATGATATCCTGCCGACTTGTGTATCATCTAAG TTCATGAAACTTTCTGGAAGAGGCCCTGGGACTATATTTGCAAGACTGCTGATAGGAACAGCAGAAAGTATTCCAGCTTCAGAGCTTGTTGATACCACTGGTTGTGGCGATGCATTCATAGGAGCAGTACTTCATG GACTATCCACAGAGATGCCTCCTGAAATGATGCTGCCTTTTGCTTGTCAAGTG GCAGGCATCAAATGCAGAGCAATCGGTGCACGATCTGGTCTACCTTGGCTGTCCGATCCACGCTTGGCCAAGTTCCTGTGTTAA
- the LOC121055498 gene encoding uncharacterized protein LOC121055498 has product MASSSASVSGSGSPPPPRADGIAIAVERRPPASRLTELGVGSWPKWGGGPGRIALSYDARQTCYIVRGKVTAAAAAAEGSPETGRVEFGAGDLVVFPRGTRCTWHIAVAVDMHYAFDPS; this is encoded by the exons ATGGCTTCGAGCTCGGCCTCCgtctccggctccggctcgccgccgccgccgcgcgcggatggcatcgccatcgccgtcgagAGGAGGCCGCCAGCGTCTCGCCTGACGGAGCTCGGCGTCGGGTCATGGCCCAA GTGGGGTGGTGGACCTGGGAGGATCGCGCTGAGCTACGACGCCCGGCAGACGTGCTACATCGTGAGAGGgaaggtgacggcggcggcggcggcggcggagggctcGCCGGAGACGGGGCGCGTCGagttcggcgccggcgacctcgTCGTCTTCCCCAGGGGCACACGGTGCACCTGGcacatcgccgtcgccgtcgacatGCACTACGCCTTCGACCCTTCCTGA
- the LOC102715515 gene encoding 60S ribosomal protein L21-2, translated as MPAGHGLRSRTRDLFARPFRKKGYIPLTTYLRTYKIGDHVDVKVNGAVHKGMPHKFYHGRTGRVWNVTKRAIGVEINKQVGNRIIRKRIHVRVEHVQPSRCTEEFRLRKIKNDQLKADAKARGEVISTKRQPEGPKPGFMVEGATLETVTPIPYDVVNDLKGGY; from the exons ATGCCGGCGGGACACGGGCTGAGGTCTCGGACGCGCGACCTGTTCGCGCGCCCGTTCAGGAAGAAGGGGTACATCCCGCTCACCACCTACCTCCGCACCTACAAGATCGGCGACCACGTCGACGTCAAGGTGAATGGCGCCGTGCACAAGGGCATGCCGCACAAGTTCTACCACGGCCGCACCGGCCGCGTCTGGAACGTCACCAAGCGCGCCATCGGCGTCGAGATCAACAAGCAG GTCGGGAACCGCATTATCAGGAAGAGGATCCATGTCCGTGTGGAGCATGTGCAGCCATCCAGGTGCACGGAGGAGTTCCGCCTGAGGAAGATCAAGAACGACCAGCTCAAGGCTGATGCCAAGGCTCGTGGTGAGGTCATCAGCACGAAGAGGCAGCCGGAGGGTCCTAAACCTGGCTTCATGGTTGAGGGTGCCACACTTGAGACTGTCACCCCCATCCCGTATGATGTGGTCAATGATCTCAAGGGTGGTTACTAG